From one Gemmobacter sp. genomic stretch:
- a CDS encoding histidine phosphatase family protein: MILLLRHGQTEFNVAGRLQGQLDSPLTATGRDQAARMGARVAALAAGRPVSIHASPLGRAHETARIVAAHIPGTPAPRPDPRLMEISFGEWDGLTQPEIDASWPGLRAGLQPHRWFFHGPGGETLAGLLSRVTPALADIAADPAALRVIVSHGITGWAVRMAHTGASPEAAIIPGLQQDSLQHLAPDGQVRLL; encoded by the coding sequence ATGATCCTGCTGCTGCGCCATGGCCAGACCGAATTCAACGTGGCCGGCCGGCTGCAAGGGCAGCTCGATTCGCCGCTGACCGCCACGGGCCGCGATCAGGCGGCCCGCATGGGCGCCCGCGTCGCGGCATTGGCGGCGGGGCGGCCGGTGTCGATCCATGCCAGCCCGCTGGGCCGCGCGCACGAAACCGCCCGCATCGTCGCAGCCCATATCCCCGGCACCCCTGCCCCCCGCCCCGACCCGCGGCTGATGGAAATCAGTTTCGGCGAGTGGGATGGCCTGACCCAGCCGGAAATCGACGCCAGCTGGCCCGGCCTGCGCGCCGGCCTGCAACCGCACCGCTGGTTCTTTCACGGCCCCGGCGGCGAGACGCTGGCGGGCCTGTTGTCCCGCGTCACCCCCGCGCTGGCAGATATCGCCGCCGATCCGGCGGCGCTGCGCGTCATCGTCTCGCACGGGATCACCGGCTGGGCGGTGCGCATGGCACATACCGGCGCCAGCCCCGAAGCCGCGATCATCCCCGGGCTGCAACAGGATTCGCTGCAACACCTGGCACCGGACGGGCAAGTCAGGCTGCTGTGA
- a CDS encoding P1 family peptidase, whose protein sequence is MRPGPRNLITDVPGLKVGNAQDPAVRTGTSVLLGERAFVAAVSVMGGSPGTRETDLLAPDKVVQEVEALVLSGGSVYGLDAVGGVVDGLRAMGRGFPVHGLFVPVVPGAIIFDLANGGEKGWQTSPYPALGRAALAAAAQDFAIGSAGAGFGATTKNLKGGLGSASAVLSSGVTVGALVAVNPLGSVIVGDGPQFWAAPWEMDGEFGAQGVAHRYPADEEVRPGKALREATTIAIVATDARLTQAQAQRVATAAHDGMARAIVPSHTPFDGDLVFAASTGARELEFGDADVFTIGHAAATVLARAIARGVHAATSFPGDLQPSWSSRYGG, encoded by the coding sequence ATGCGGCCCGGACCACGCAATCTGATCACCGATGTCCCCGGGCTGAAGGTGGGCAATGCTCAGGATCCGGCGGTGCGCACCGGAACCTCGGTCCTGCTGGGGGAACGCGCCTTTGTGGCGGCGGTCTCGGTGATGGGCGGATCGCCCGGCACGCGCGAGACCGATCTGCTGGCCCCCGACAAGGTGGTGCAAGAGGTCGAGGCGCTGGTGCTGTCGGGCGGGTCGGTCTATGGGCTGGATGCCGTGGGCGGCGTGGTCGACGGGTTGCGCGCCATGGGCCGGGGGTTTCCCGTGCATGGGCTGTTCGTGCCGGTGGTGCCGGGCGCGATCATCTTTGACCTGGCGAACGGTGGCGAGAAGGGCTGGCAGACCAGCCCCTATCCGGCGCTTGGCCGCGCCGCGCTGGCGGCGGCCGCGCAGGATTTCGCCATCGGATCGGCCGGGGCGGGGTTCGGGGCCACGACCAAGAACCTGAAAGGCGGGCTGGGATCGGCCTCGGCGGTGCTGTCCAGCGGGGTGACGGTGGGGGCGCTGGTGGCGGTCAATCCGCTGGGATCGGTGATTGTCGGCGATGGGCCGCAGTTCTGGGCCGCCCCCTGGGAGATGGACGGCGAATTCGGCGCGCAAGGCGTGGCACACCGCTATCCGGCCGACGAGGAGGTGCGCCCCGGCAAGGCGCTGCGCGAGGCGACGACGATCGCCATCGTGGCAACCGATGCCAGGCTGACCCAGGCGCAGGCGCAGCGCGTGGCGACCGCCGCGCATGATGGCATGGCACGGGCGATCGTGCCCAGCCATACGCCCTTTGACGGCGATCTGGTCTTTGCCGCATCGACCGGCGCGCGCGAGCTGGAATTCGGCGATGCCGATGTGTTCACCATCGGGCATGCGGCGGCCACGGTGCTGGCGCGCGCCATCGCGCGGGGTGTGCATGCCGCAACGTCATTCCCGGGGGACTTGCAGCCGTCGTGGTCCAGCCGCTACGGTGGCTGA
- a CDS encoding peptidoglycan-binding domain-containing protein produces the protein MLPAVTRTVTAAVTALALAAASAVPAQALGKNERNFLKGVAAAVIVNEIVKQGRSVAAPRSYNPYQGYDARYGHDPRRDYHDRYGYKREPQRHGYTQGYYSNAASSAFYEYSPQSRRMIQQRLAAYGYYRGAIDGVWGQGTASAMTAYARDVNASSSLGTRDGSVRLYNALIG, from the coding sequence ATGCTGCCTGCTGTCACCCGCACCGTTACTGCCGCAGTCACCGCCCTTGCGCTTGCTGCGGCCAGTGCTGTCCCCGCCCAGGCCCTGGGCAAGAACGAACGCAACTTCCTCAAGGGCGTCGCCGCTGCGGTGATCGTCAACGAGATCGTCAAGCAAGGCCGGTCCGTGGCTGCGCCGCGCAGCTATAATCCCTATCAGGGTTATGATGCGCGCTATGGCCACGATCCGCGCCGCGATTACCACGACCGCTACGGCTACAAGCGCGAGCCGCAGCGCCATGGCTATACGCAGGGCTATTATTCCAACGCCGCCTCCAGCGCGTTCTACGAATACAGCCCGCAATCGCGCCGCATGATCCAGCAGCGCCTGGCCGCCTATGGCTATTATCGCGGTGCCATCGACGGGGTCTGGGGGCAGGGCACCGCATCTGCCATGACGGCCTATGCCCGCGATGTGAACGCCTCGTCCAGCCTTGGCACCCGCGACGGTTCTGTCCGGCTGTACAATGCGCTGATCGGGTAA
- a CDS encoding alpha/beta hydrolase → MDWDRAYANADFIPDGAGYPARWVAAATAFRATANARLDLPYGTGARHGYDLFLPEGTPRGLIVFIHGGYWLAFGREIWSHLAAGPLAHGWAVAMPSYTLAPQGRIAQMTAEIAAAVTAAAAQVAGPIVITGHSAGGHLSARMACADVALPADVAARITRIVPISPLADLETLALTGMNADLHLDAAEIAAESPARLTRRPGTDVLVWVGGQERPTFLWQARMLSEAWDCPWNVAPGRHHFDVIAPLTEAGSDLTMALVR, encoded by the coding sequence ATGGACTGGGACCGCGCCTATGCCAATGCCGATTTCATCCCCGACGGGGCCGGCTATCCCGCCCGGTGGGTGGCCGCGGCAACCGCGTTCCGCGCCACTGCCAATGCCCGGCTGGACCTGCCTTATGGGACAGGCGCCCGCCACGGCTATGACCTGTTCCTGCCCGAAGGCACGCCGCGCGGCCTGATCGTGTTCATCCATGGCGGCTACTGGCTGGCCTTCGGGCGCGAGATCTGGTCGCATCTGGCCGCCGGGCCGCTGGCGCATGGCTGGGCGGTGGCGATGCCCTCCTACACCCTTGCCCCGCAGGGCCGCATTGCGCAGATGACGGCCGAGATCGCCGCCGCCGTCACCGCTGCCGCGGCCCAGGTCGCCGGCCCCATCGTGATCACCGGCCACAGCGCCGGCGGCCACCTGAGCGCCCGCATGGCCTGCGCCGATGTGGCGCTGCCGGCGGATGTGGCCGCCCGGATCACCCGCATCGTCCCGATCTCTCCGCTGGCCGATCTGGAAACGCTGGCGCTGACCGGCATGAACGCCGACCTGCATCTGGACGCGGCCGAGATTGCCGCCGAAAGCCCCGCCCGGCTGACCCGCCGCCCGGGCACCGACGTGCTGGTCTGGGTTGGCGGGCAGGAACGCCCGACCTTTCTGTGGCAGGCGCGGATGCTGTCCGAGGCCTGGGACTGTCCCTGGAACGTCGCCCCCGGCCGCCACCACTTCGACGTGATCGCGCCGCTGACCGAAGCCGGCAGCGACCTGACCATGGCGCTGGTCCGATGA
- a CDS encoding NAD-dependent succinate-semialdehyde dehydrogenase — protein MLDTATDLHSLLKDPSLLATKAYVAGQWIDADDGATFRVTNPARGDVICTVPNLGRAEVARAIAAAETAMKAWQKRTGKERAGILRKWFDLMMANQDDLGAILTAEMGKPLAEAKGEVAYGASFIEWFAEEAKRIYGETIPGHQPDKRITVLKQPIGVVASITPWNFPNAMITRKCGPALAAGCGFVGRPAAETPLSALALAVLAERAGVPAGLFSIVTSKRSSDIGKEFCENPAVRKLTFTGSTEVGRILLRQAADQVMKCSMELGGNAPFIVFDDADLDAAVQGAIVSKYRNNGQTCVCANRIYVQAGIYDAFAAKLAAAVEKLRVGDGLAETVELGPLVNMAAVEKVEEHVADALAKGGKVVTGGARHALGGSFFQPTIITGVTQDMVVAQEETFGPLAPLFRFDTEDQAIAHANDTIFGLAAYFYARDIGRITRVQEALEYGIVGVNTGLISTEVAPFGGVKQSGLGREGSRHGIEDYLELKYICLSV, from the coding sequence ATGCTGGATACCGCAACCGATCTGCACTCACTGTTGAAAGACCCGTCGCTGCTGGCGACCAAGGCCTATGTGGCCGGGCAATGGATCGACGCCGACGATGGCGCGACCTTTCGGGTGACCAACCCGGCGCGGGGCGATGTGATCTGCACCGTGCCGAACCTTGGCCGGGCCGAGGTGGCGCGCGCCATCGCCGCCGCCGAAACCGCGATGAAGGCCTGGCAAAAGCGCACCGGCAAGGAACGGGCCGGCATCCTGCGCAAGTGGTTCGACCTGATGATGGCCAACCAGGACGATCTGGGCGCCATCCTGACCGCCGAAATGGGCAAGCCGCTGGCCGAGGCCAAGGGCGAAGTCGCCTATGGCGCCAGCTTCATCGAATGGTTCGCCGAAGAGGCCAAGCGGATTTACGGCGAGACGATTCCCGGCCACCAGCCGGACAAGCGCATCACGGTGCTGAAGCAGCCGATCGGGGTTGTCGCCTCGATCACGCCATGGAACTTTCCCAATGCGATGATCACCCGCAAATGCGGGCCGGCGCTGGCGGCAGGCTGCGGATTTGTCGGGCGGCCGGCGGCGGAAACGCCGCTGTCGGCGCTGGCGCTGGCGGTGCTGGCCGAACGGGCCGGGGTGCCGGCGGGGCTGTTTTCCATCGTCACCTCCAAGCGGTCGTCGGACATCGGGAAAGAGTTCTGCGAAAATCCGGCGGTGCGCAAACTTACCTTTACCGGCAGCACCGAAGTGGGCCGCATCCTGCTGCGGCAGGCGGCGGATCAGGTGATGAAATGCTCGATGGAACTGGGCGGCAATGCGCCGTTCATCGTGTTCGACGATGCCGATCTGGATGCAGCGGTGCAGGGCGCCATCGTCTCGAAATACCGCAACAACGGCCAGACCTGCGTCTGCGCCAACCGCATCTATGTGCAGGCCGGTATCTATGATGCCTTCGCGGCCAAGCTGGCGGCAGCGGTCGAAAAGCTGCGCGTGGGCGACGGGCTGGCCGAAACGGTGGAACTGGGCCCGCTGGTGAACATGGCAGCGGTAGAAAAGGTCGAGGAACATGTGGCCGATGCGCTGGCCAAGGGCGGCAAGGTGGTGACGGGCGGCGCGCGCCATGCGCTTGGCGGCAGCTTTTTCCAGCCCACCATCATCACCGGCGTGACGCAGGACATGGTCGTCGCGCAGGAAGAAACCTTTGGCCCGCTGGCGCCCCTGTTCCGGTTCGACACCGAGGATCAGGCGATTGCCCATGCCAATGACACCATCTTCGGTCTGGCCGCCTATTTCTACGCCCGCGACATCGGGCGCATCACCCGCGTGCAGGAGGCGCTGGAATACGGCATCGTCGGCGTGAACACCGGGCTGATTTCCACCGAGGTGGCGCCCTTTGGCGGGGTCAAGCAATCGGGTCTGGGCCGCGAAGGGTCGCGCCATGGAATCGAGGATTATCTGGAACTGAAATACATCTGCCTGTCGGTCTGA
- a CDS encoding glucose 1-dehydrogenase: MRLQGKTAIVTGAGSGFGAGIARRFAAEGARVMVADINGDAAQAIAAEIGGLAQRVDVGSGESVAAMAAAAEAGFGGAPDILVNNAGITHLPAFMEDVSEADFDRVMLVNAKSVYLTARAFVPGMKAKKGGAILNVASTAGVSPRPRLNWYNASKGWMITATRAMAVELAPFGIRVNAINPVAGETPLLKSFMGEDTPEMRAKFLSTIPMGRFSTPEDMANAALFLCSDEAGMVTGVAMEVDGGRCI; the protein is encoded by the coding sequence ATGCGACTGCAAGGCAAGACGGCGATCGTGACCGGGGCGGGTTCGGGCTTTGGCGCGGGCATTGCCCGGCGCTTTGCGGCCGAAGGCGCGCGCGTCATGGTGGCCGATATCAACGGCGATGCGGCGCAGGCCATCGCGGCCGAAATCGGCGGCCTTGCGCAGCGCGTGGACGTGGGCAGCGGCGAGTCGGTGGCGGCCATGGCCGCGGCGGCCGAAGCCGGTTTTGGTGGCGCCCCGGACATTCTGGTCAACAACGCCGGCATCACCCACCTGCCGGCCTTCATGGAAGACGTGTCCGAGGCCGATTTCGACCGCGTGATGCTGGTCAACGCCAAATCCGTCTACCTGACCGCCCGCGCCTTCGTTCCGGGCATGAAGGCGAAAAAGGGCGGCGCGATCCTGAACGTCGCCTCGACGGCCGGCGTCTCGCCCCGGCCCAGGCTGAACTGGTACAATGCGTCCAAGGGCTGGATGATCACCGCCACCCGCGCGATGGCGGTGGAACTTGCGCCCTTCGGCATCCGGGTGAACGCGATCAACCCGGTCGCCGGCGAAACGCCGCTGCTGAAAAGCTTCATGGGCGAGGATACCCCCGAGATGCGGGCGAAATTCCTGTCGACCATCCCGATGGGCCGGTTTTCCACCCCCGAGGACATGGCGAATGCCGCGCTGTTCCTGTGTTCCGACGAGGCGGGCATGGTGACCGGCGTTGCCATGGAGGTGGACGGCGGGCGCTGCATCTGA